The Candidatus Binataceae bacterium nucleotide sequence ATCGTGTGGCGGCAGTTACTCCCTTACTAACTGAGTCCGAGGAATCAGTACCGGCGACCCAAGTTCGCCCGCAGCTCGAAAAGCTACTACGCGACCGGGTCCGCAAATGCGTCTCTCTGTTGCCCAAGGTCCTTGCCGAGGATGACCCGGAAGCGGTCCATGATTTGCGGGTATGGAGCAGACGCCTCCAGCAGGTCGTCGTCACACTCTTTCCCAGCCCGCGCCCTCTCGAAGCGCGAACCATTGTCCGAACGCTCCGACGCACACGGCGATCGCTCGGCGGCTGGCGCGATTGTCATGTTGTCATTGCGCTTTTGACGCGAAAGATCCGGGCCACGCGCAATCCCGCCCAAAAACAGGCTTGGGAAATGGCACTTGCGATGGCGCGCGCCAAACTGCAACGGCAGATGCGCCGGGCACGCCACAAAATTGCAAACCGGAAGATGTTCACCCTGGCGCAGCGCGTGCAGGGCCTGATCGAGTCTGGACCGATTGGCAGCGCGCCTGACGACGCCAATCCGTTTCGTGTCCTTGAGAACTCTGTCGGCGCGGCGTACTCCGAATGGCGCGAGGGTTTGGCGCGCGCCAAGTCCAGTGCGGACCCTTTCGAGATCCACGCGTTCCGCATTCAGACCAAGCGCCTTCGCTATCGTATCGAACTACTGCGCGATCTCGGATCT carries:
- a CDS encoding CHAD domain-containing protein — translated: MDRVAAVTPLLTESEESVPATQVRPQLEKLLRDRVRKCVSLLPKVLAEDDPEAVHDLRVWSRRLQQVVVTLFPSPRPLEARTIVRTLRRTRRSLGGWRDCHVVIALLTRKIRATRNPAQKQAWEMALAMARAKLQRQMRRARHKIANRKMFTLAQRVQGLIESGPIGSAPDDANPFRVLENSVGAAYSEWREGLARAKSSADPFEIHAFRIQTKRLRYRIELLRDLGSATAKSALFSLRTLQDELGRWHDGLAFARMTAEALADPDYLVAQPVTAAAILRKLDRENARYLSRVRVLLGRIDEQADASPLHSAVSGFRADSSPETDGVVTSELALATSNPVPES